The Periophthalmus magnuspinnatus isolate fPerMag1 chromosome 10, fPerMag1.2.pri, whole genome shotgun sequence genome segment ggaggaccagaggaggaccagaggagaccagaggaggaccagaggagaccagaggagaccagaggagaacagaggaggaccagaggaggagaacagaggaggagaagaacagccagaggagaagaacagagcagaggagaagaacagaccagaggaggaccagaggagaacagaggaggaccagaggaggaccagaggagaccagaggaggagatgaacagaccagaggaggacccgaggagaccagaggaggaccagacgaggagaacagccagaggagaagaacagaggaggaccagaggagaagaacagaccagaggaggaggaccagaggaggaccagaggagaccagaggaggagaacagaccagaggagggccagaggagaccagaggaggagaatagaccagaggaggagaacagaccagaggaggaccagaggagaccagaggaggaccagacgaggagaacagccagaggagaagaacagaggaggaccagaggagaagaacagaccagaggaggaggaccagaggaggaccagaggagaccagaggaggagaacagaccagaggagggccagaggagaccagaggaggagaatagaccagaggaggagaacagaccagaggaggaccagaggagaccagaggaggagatgaacagACCAGAGGAGGCTCCTGGAGATGACATAAGGCCCGAGGAGCAGGAGCCCACCCAGAGGAGTCACGTGCAGAACGTTGTGGTCAAAGTGTAGTTCAGATGTAAATGTGTCCTCaacatttagtttgttttcagggACCAGACCAAACTGAAGCTCGTGTTTCAAACTGACGTAAACATAAAACTCTTTCACTGACTGTCGTTATTTTCAGCATGAAATGGAGGTGCAGACACTGAGGTTCAGTTCACCCTTATGACCCTCTGTAAACCCCCGGCCCCGGGTCAGAAACAGGCCAGAGAAGAGTGAAAATGACGGTCACAGCCAGGACGAGTCCTACGGGGTcagtaaaattataaacgtCCCATTTTGTCTTTCCTTTTCCGGTTTATTATTATCACTCTCttcctccagcagcagcacaCACTTGTCCTTCCTGTCTCCATCAGCCCCACGGTGGAACACGAGGCTCAAACTGGTCACCCTCCCGTTCAGTGTGTCATTACATCAAACGTGGTcttcaaactggacttttcagatgtttctcctgtttcagtcgtttcttctcgttgagtctctgaagttttatttggactgattcatgtttgagtttaatctttaatccactattttcaagacgccattttgtcgatctgccgtttaacctccacctgtgacacgccccctgtgacacgccccctgtgacacgcccactgtgacacgcccactgtgacacgccccctgtgacacgcccactgtgacacgcccactgtgacacgccccctgtgacacacccactgtgacacgcccactgtgacacgcccactgtgacacgccccctgtgacacgcccactgtgccacgcccactgtgacgtccgctcttccttctccagttttattttcttaatcgttgatactcgtagattctgcagcgtcgcgtcgtcattttggtacaaatattaaaaacgctctgctctagtgcgacgtgcctctgtccacagggggcgctacagcggcGCTTtgtgtgatgacgtttacggacaatgtagttttctaacatggacgtcagtggatttgttttgttgtaagttgttttagatgaacattgtgatttaaaatgtgtaaattataacagaatgatccatagagatgagaaccatagagactcaagcagAATGCGTCGGGTTTAAGACGTCGTGCGGCTCAATGAACACACGAGTTTATGCGTTTGTGCGTGAGCTGCATTTATTACATCTATTAAACACTGCAACAAtagaaaaggagctgttcatttCCGGTGAGGAGcaagaaacacacaaagaaacactCGTCTGAACGGTGAAAGGAAGGGGGCGCTCTTGAGCCTCGTGTCGAAACATCAAACTGAACCTTTAGCTCTGAGTCTGTAGTTCACACGTCAGAGTATTATGTTCACGACGAGTCAAAGTCTGGACTCACCCGCTCATtgattgacttttttctttatttttactattttatacattttatacaaacagaaaacatcaaatatatgaagcagatatatggaattatgtggaattattcaaatcctcaaattaGCCGCTTTTTGCTTTGTCAAAGAATAGTTAGtagagtatttttttctttgctacataattccatatacattatttcatatatttggggactctgtctctcggctggtctgggagCACCTtagggtcccaccagaggagctggaggaagtgtctggggtgagggaggtctgggagtccctgtttagagcTGCTGCCCCACGACCCAGCTCTGGAAAACAGAAAGAACCTGGATGGatatttgacgtcttctgtTTGTACCTAAAATGTCAAAAgctgaaagaagaaaaaaagctCAGTCGGGATCTGCTcagaaataaaagataaattcaaACTGACCTTAAAATATAGATTTATTTGTGTGAGTCACAAAGCATCGAGGTGCTACTTTGATATTTTAAGATCAGATGTTTTAGACCTGAGTGACTCATCAGTGAGACAAAAGTCTTAAGTGCATCACCTGAACTCGAGTCAGAGCTCACAGACCTCCAGGTGTTTAAGGAGTTTGAACGAAACACTGCGACCGCACACGACCCGAAGACTCATTGTGTCCTCAGGTTTAAACTTAGAACTAttgattatttttgtcagacCAGAGCGTTCGTTTACCTGCTTCACATGTTTCGCTGCGTCACGTGATGGTTCAGCTGCTTCACTTTGTTTGTCTGACGTTTTCTCCAGAGCTGCATCGTGTGATAAAAGTGAACGTTTCCACGACACGAAACAaaaggaagaaaagaagagCAGGAACATCTGAAATCAGCCAAATCTGACTCCtgcaaaagacaaaacacaaggcCAGAGTCATGAAAAGGAGGTCTAAGGAGGTCCACAAATGAGGTCCATGGAGGTCCGTCTTATCACACACGTGGGATGCAGTCCTGGGGACGGTCAGTAGGGGGCAGAAGCTTCCCCTGCTGTCTGACAAAACCAAGTAAAGCAGCGTACAAGACACAGccctacaccgtcactacaccgtaactacactgtcactacaccgtcactgcacgtcactacaccgtcactacactacaccatctcTACACCTTCACCATGCTGCATCATCACTGCACTGTCACTACACCACTGCACCACCGCTACACCGCACTATCACGACTCCattactacaccatcactacaatacactgtcactacaccatcactaatCTAAGATTATTGATTATTGGGATGGACAAAAACGATCTGTGTGAcaggcttcttcttcttcttcttctcacgggcttcttcttttcttcttcttcttcttcttcttcttcttcccacgggcttcttcttcttcttcttcttcttctgctcacgggcttcttcttcttctcccctctcctcttcctcctccgtcTTTGTTTGCTGAGACTTAAATTCCTCTGAGGTAATGGCTGCTGCCTGGTCACAGTGTTTTCTTGCGTTAGCCCGCGGTGAACCCCGCTTCACACTCCCAACAGCTGGGACCGACTCACGACCTCTGACCCCGGGAGGATGTGTTATCTCAGCACACAGGGACGTGAGCATTTGTCTCGATGCTTTGACAGATACATTTTCCCCTAAAGCACAAGTTTTTGTTACAGAAAAGGAAGCTAGAGGTCATGCGATGGATTATATAGAACGATGTGACACCTCAGCATCTTTACTCTGGCTCCACTGGCATCAGCAAAACTGCAAATCAATGTCCATTACAACAGTTGGCAGTTCACTTGAGTAAATTTGACTCGAATTACCGCATTTTAAACTTTAGACACCAGGCGTTTCCGTGGTGTTATCTGAGGTACGGATTTGCACCAAACTTACACAACCAAAGACCTTGGCCAATAGTTCCCTTCAGTTGGTTCCTTATTTTCTCAGACGCCAAAACAACATTTGTCACTGCCTTTCTCTCTGGCTCCAGACCAAAGCTCTATTTTCAGCTCCTAATGCAGTTTCAAACGTTATCTATGCTTTCGATTTACAACGACTTTGACGTGAACCCAAACAGGAAAGCAAATGAACCTTTTTACAAAATCCGTCTGGAGCAGTAAACAGCGGTTTGTCGTGACGGCAGACGGTACCTGTTCAAAGGTCCTCAGCCCGACGGACAGACGGGCGAATCTGAGCCTAGATAAACGACAAAATGGTATGTGGGAGGACGCAGATTTATTAGGGGTTCACACTGCGGCTCAGAGGGGGAGGACAGCGATTTACTAGGAGCTTGTGAAGGAATCAAAGATGGCGGACGGCGCTGACAGCAGAACGCCAGACTCAACGGAGAGTCTCAAGAATAAAGGATCTGACGAGCGTTTATAAAGTGCCACGGTGAAGTTTGTATTATATTTACTGACACAACGCGGTGAATATTTTACTCTCTGAGCCAGACccaagacaataataaaaataacaacaataaaagtttaaatcCGGTGTTTAGTTACAGAATTCTGAATACTGTGGGGAAATGTATTGTGTACTCggatacatggtccaatcagagtactgtaatCTGATTTtttggaatacttttacactgggATGCATTTAAATTTTAAGGTGAAGACGCAGCATAGGGttaaaaacagcttcatgtttgttttgtgtagtttcatgtctgttttttatGATAAAATACTGACATTTATGGATCTGCTTTTTAGAAATGAAAGAGGAACTGTTCCAGAATACAGTTCCCGAGAGTCAAGATTCGCAACATGAATTCTCAGTAAATGTTGGTACTTCCCAACGCTGGCGAATTCAGAATTTTTCCGAGGAATTTCTCACACTTCCACAGATCTTCAGAGTAATCCACAGTGGTGTTTGACAGATAAATGAACACTCTGACTTTCTGAATGGCCAGTCCAACACATAAAGATGAAACGCCGCCATTAAGAAAAGAGTTATTTGAGACAGAAATGGATTAAAGACTGGAATTATTTTAAGGGTCCATTATCGTAAAAACCTTTGAAATCTCGATCATTTTCAGGCCATTAATCGTGACGAGCACAACTTTGGCTTGAAGCAAAATGTAATTTCAGGACAGACAGTATTTTCAAAGTATGAATAGATTTCAGAGCGACATTGTGTTTACACTGTTGTCCAACTTAAGCCagtctccctccttttctttaTCTCTGAAAAAAATGTCCTTATTGAGTTTTAAAGGACAGGTGCAAACAAAGCCCCGTCTCCAGACACAGTTTTCCTCAGAATAACTGTGACACTAGAATAATCTGCTGAGTGCTTtggcttttgtttgtttgttacacTAAGATCCGAGTCACAGGGCAGTGATAATCTGAAAATACACATCTATATTTCTATAAAGATCTGCAGATACACGCACAAAAACACCACCTCCCTCCTGCAGACTCACGGCCGTCCAAGATGAGCCTAAGGAGAGTGAAACTGGATCAGGTTTAGGGCGTGGTGTGTTGAGGTGCAGCAGGTGGTGCACAGGGAGAAGAGCTGTGgggaaagtacacagccctgagGAGCTCCCTGTGTCCGAATCTGTCCCAGGAGTTAGTTCATCTGCAGCGGACACAGCAGCCAGGGCCAGGGCTTTGAGGGGGCACAGCCTCCTGACCAGCCTGTTTACACAAATGAGTCCTGCTGTGGCCTGAGGGGGGCGCTCAGTGATGCTCTACAGTCAACGCCGGAGCATTCTGTCTCCTGTTCATTCAAGTTTCAAATGATCAAAACAGTGACTAAAATAACACTTCCTGAGCCCACACGTCTGTCTGTGacctaatgttttatttattatgtcgCCCACACGATGTTACAGCAAATGTTCCATATGAAACAGCATCTTGAAACGTTTGAAGGAAACTAAATTCTTCTAAAAATTCTAATGTGCCTCTGCGTTTCTTTCTGGACTTTGCAGGATCAGCTTCAGACTCAACTTTACCAGTGCAAATCTATTTAGCAAAGTCTGTATTTTTAGACACTTCCTCCAAATATCGTGTGTGGTCATGTCTGTCACGTCTGTGACTAAGCCCTGGTTTCCTGCTTGTAAACTCATGTGGATTACTTCCTATTGGACTTGATTCTGCTCTTCACTTTAAGCATCTGTAGCCGTTTCTAAACctgttgtggaacattcagtcTATATGTCTCCTTATTGATTTccttccttaaaaaaaaaaacagaagctgAAACTTGTGCGGTGCGTCGTCtccggtgtgtgtctgtgtgggggaAATTCATTTCATCCTCACTCCAGGAGGGTTATCCAGCAGCCTACACACATGCGTGGACTTTGTTATTTGATCCTGTCTATTCTCTCTCGAGGTGAGTCAATATTTTTGTGCTTTAGTGTGGGTGGAGAGGCTGAtcttttaaaagtgtaaaataataataataataataatgatatgatTGTTGGACAGTTTATGGCAGCACTGTGAGAGTGGTGGGCGTCGTCGGCCATAATGTGACTCTACCGTGCGCCTACGATGCCCTGTCTTATGGATCTTTGAGTTTCTGTTGGGGCAAAGACGCAGTCCCCACGTTCAGATGCTCAAATACCATATTTTCGTGGACGGGTGGAGCGCCACAGAGCAGGTGGGGGCCCCGGTACCAGCTGAGGGGGTCACTGGACGAGGGAGATGTGTCGATGACCATCACGAGCACAGACTGGAGCGATGCCGGGGTCTACGGCTGCAGGGTGGAGATCCCAGGACCTTTCAATGATCTCAAAGTCAACATTAAACTGGAGATAGAGGAAGGTGagctgacataaaaaaaaaactgtcagaCTAAATGAAAAAGAGGTTTAAATAATGTGTAACTGTGATGTCTGCAGCTCCAGAGGAAGAACCAACAGTGAGTCCGAGCTACACTCAACAAAAGACAGAAGGTACGAGCCGTTTGTCGTGTGAAACTCAAATCTGAACCAGTATCGTGTTTGTAGAGACCAGACTGTGTAGAGAAGTGACTCAGtgagtgacgtcaccacagcgttcagctctgagtgaagctcatcgagactggAGCAGGTATAGGGGACAATTTAGGGTCCagccagggggcccccaagagcccatacatttatactgaaaataatataaaacatcagGTTTTATTGGatacagggcttgtgt includes the following:
- the LOC117377184 gene encoding T-cell immunoglobulin and mucin domain-containing protein 4-like, encoding MRGLCYLILSILSRVYGSTVRVVGVVGHNVTLPCAYDALSYGSLSFCWGKDAVPTFRCSNTIFSWTGGAPQSRWGPRYQLRGSLDEGDVSMTITSTDWSDAGVYGCRVEIPGPFNDLKVNIKLEIEEAPEEEPTVSPSYTQQKTEGSAPPLFDLTAEAHVLRTITEKELDLLSFLGVENMGRLAAVLLVTIILILLFIFWRRLLPPKAPEQSETSAPENVYESIPLH